The genomic segment GGATGAACGACGCGCCGTCGTACGTCTTCTTCTGCCCGTCGATCCAACCGTGGGTGAGCGCCACTTCCAGCGCCTGCGCGTACGTGCACGTGCGCAGCTCCGCGCCCTTCTTCGCGATCCGCAGCCACACGCCCGGCGAGGCGGTTCCGTGCTCGTCCAGCCACGAATCCCACGACGCGGGGCCGTCCAGCAGCACGACAGGCTTGCCGTCCACCATCTCGGGTCCGGCCTTCACGTCATCCGTGCTCATCGGCGAGATCGTCAGGAGTGTGGATGTACCGGGGGAAACGTGCGATTGCGCGCCGCACTCCGAGTGCGGTGCCTTGTCCGTCAGCCCGCCGGCGGATACTTCGCCGCGAGCTTCCGTACGGTGGTGACGTTTCGCATGGTGGACGGCAGGCCGAGCGCCTTCTCGATCGCGCCGCCCAGGATCTTGGACTCGCTGATCTTCACGCGGCACAGCCAGTAGACCTCGCGTCCGGCGACGGCGAACTCGTCGCGCGGCGTGCCGAGCGCCATCAGCCGCTGCACGGCTTCGGGAGAGGGCGGATGCTTGAGGAAGCAGACGGAGAGCGCGACCGGCTCTGTCTCCGCGAACGGCTGGCAGGCCGCCGCCTCTGCCAGCTCGCGCGAGGTGCGGAGGAAGGTGGCGACCGCGTAGCCCAGCGCCTGCTGGAGGTGCCCCTCGATCTTCGCCTCCAGTGCCGTCGCGTCTTCCGCCGGCGACTCGAAGATGACGTTGCCGCTGGCGATGAACGTCTCCACCTTCGCGAACCCCATCTCCTCGAACAGCTTGCGGAGGTGGTCCATCTTCACGGTATGCCCGCCGACGTTGATCGCGCGGAGGAATGCGACGTATCGCGGCATGGCTGCGGACTCGGTTCGGGCGGGTGGATGCGGTACGGACGCGCGGGTGCGCACCATGATCGCCCGCCCAGCCGTCCGGCGCAAACTCCGGGCGGTGTCGGAGAGCGAATTCGGGGCGCGGTGCCGCTCACGCGATCCCGCCGAAAGGGCCTCACGCGGAGGCGCGGAGAACGCGGAGAACGCGGAGAACAACTCTCTTCTTTGCCGTTCTCCGCGCCTCCGCGCCTCCGCGTGATCATGCTTTTCGGGCGGGCTCGCGTGGCCGGTGCTTTACGTGGGATTGGGTCAGCCCGCCTCGCATCTCCCGTCAGCAGACCTGGGGCAGGCTGCACCCGCCGGCCGGGTCGCGCGTGCAGCAGTTGGTCTCCAGGCGCGACTCCCAGCAGATGAACGGGACGCAGGTGGCGCACGTCGCCACGCCGCTCGCCTGCGCGTGCACGGTCCCGCGCCCATCTGCATCGTCCGCGGCGGGCGCGAAGGTCTCCACCGCCAGGTCTTCGAGGGTCAGCTTCAGCTTGGGCATGATCGCATCTCCCATCCGAGGTTCCGGGCGGGGAAATCTCCGCCGCCCGGCCGAAAACGGATGCAAATCGTTTGCCGACAGACATTTGCACTGATTCCGCAGCCGACCGCATCGATCGCCACCCATCTCCCGAACGGCTGAAGTTCTCCCCGTCCGGCAATCCTCGGCGTGAGAGCATGTCGTTGCGGGCGGGCGGCGTCGAACCGGCCGCGTGACTGGAGATGCTTGTGCCGCCACGGGTCCGCTTCGTGCTTTTGCGGCGGTTGGCAGGCGGGGCCCCGGCGCTCCGCGGACGACGACGGCGGACGGAACGGACGGCAGATGCTGACGCTGATCGAGAACGGAGAAGTGTATACGCCCGATCCCGTGGGCCGGCAGTCCATCCTGCTCACCGACGGCAAGATCGGGAAAGTGGGGAAGGTGGACCGGCGCGCCGTGGAGGCGCTGGGGCTGGAGACCACGGTCATCGACGCGAGCGGGTGCATCGTGATCCCCGGCCTCATCGACCCGCACCAGCACCTGCTGGGCGGCAGCGGCGAGGAGGGCTTCAACACGCAGACCCCGGAGTTCTTCATCGCCGAGATCGTCGCGCACGGCATCACCACCATCGTGGGCGTGCTGGGCGTGGACACCACCATGAAGACCATGCCCGGCCTGCTCGCCAAGGTGAAGGGGCTGAAGGAGGACGGCCTCAACGCGTACTGCTGGAGCGGGGGCTACGCGGTGCCGCCCACCTCCATCATGCAGTCGGTGCGCGAGGACATCATGTTCATCGACGAGGTGATCGGCGCGGGCGAGGTCGCCATCTCCGACCTGCGCGGCATCGACCCCTCGCCTCGGGACCTGGCGCGGCTCGCCACGGACTGCTACGTGGGCGGCATGCTCGCCAAGAAGGCGGGCCTCGTCCACGTGCACGTGGGCGACCGCCCCTCGCGCCTGCAGCCGCTGCGCGACGTGCTGGAGGGCTTCAACGTGGAGCCCTGCTGGTTCTACGCGACCCACATCGAGCGCAGCAAGACGCTGATGCGCGAGGCCATCGCCCTGGCCAAGAAGGGCATGCCGGTCGACATCGACACGGTGGAAGAGGACCTGCCCAAGTGGCTGCGCTACTACCGGGAGAACGGCGGCCCGCCGGACCTGCTCACCATCTCGTCGGACGCGTCCATCAACAGCCCGCGCGTGGTGTGGGAGCAGATCCGGTCGTGCATCCGGGACCACGGCTCCGCGATCGAGGAGGTGATCCCGCACGCCACCCGCAACACGGCGCGCATCCTCAAGCTGGCGCACAAGGGCGAGTTGGCGAAGGGCAAGGCGGGCGACGTGGTGATCCTGGAGAAGGAAACGCTCGAGATCGTCCACGTCCTCTCCGACGGCCTCCAGATGGTGCGCGACGGCCGGTTGGTATGCCAAGAGAAGTTCCTGGAGAACAGCAATCGCGAAGTCCACCTCGTCGGCCAGAAGGACGGCAAGGACTCGGGCGGCGAGGAGGGCGAGGAGAGCTGACGGGCGTCGTCCGACCGCCGGGGAACGGCCGGGCGAGTCGGTAGATGGGCAACGTAGATGCGCGTCGGGAGATGCAGTGTAGGACGGGGGATGCGGGTCGGGAGATGCAGTGCGGGAGATGCCGGCCGGGAGATGCGAGGCGGTAGATCGACAGTGGAGATGGACACGTCTCGAAGCTGCGGATCGCACCGCGTCCTCGGCGCCCCGGCAGATGCGCAGGCGTCGCGGAAGATGCTGGCAGCTGGCGCGGCCCTCGATCCTCCGCTCCTGCCGACGCACAGACGAAACGGCCGCCCTCGCGCTTTCACGGGGGCGGCCGATCATTCAGGCGAGCGGACCCACTGCCGCCGAAGCGTTCACGCAGCCGGAGCGCCGGCCGCGTCCAGCGCCAGGCGCGCGGCGATGTCGCCCACGCGCGTGAACACGTCCGCGGGCGCGTGGGCGGCGAGCGCGTCCAGCCGCGTGAAGCCCCAGCCCACGGCGCCGAATGCGATGCCCTCCGCCCGCGCCGCATCCGCGTCCCGTATCTCGTCGCCGATGCAGATCGCGTTGGCGGGGCGGACGCGGGCGGCGCGGAGCACCTTCCGCAGCACCGGCCGCTTGCCGAACAGCGAGGCGCCGCAGCCGTAGTGGCCGATGAACGCCGCGTTCTCCGGCCCCAGCACCCGCCGCACGTTCGCCTCGGAGTTGGAGCTGACGATCGCCATCTCCACGCCCGCCGACGCGAGGCGGCGGAGCACGTCGTCCACGCCTGCGAACAACGACACCTCCGCGATGTCATCCGCCATCCGCCCTCGCAGGTAGCGCACGACGAGCGGCAGCTTCCAGGCGGGGAGCCGCAGGTGCGCCATCATTCCGCGCGCGTCCAGCCCGCGCAGCCCGTCCGCCGCGCCGTGTTCGATGCGCCGGAACCCGTACCGTTCCGCCGCGTCGTTCACCACGCCCAGGAAGAACGGGGACGAGTCCGCCAGCGTCCCGTCGAAGTCGAAGATCGCCAGCCGGTAAGGCACGCTCATCCGCCGCGTCCGGAAAGAAGAAACGCCCGCTCCACGCGGGCGCCGTTGGGCTGGAAGATAGCCGCCCCGGACGGTTTCTCAAGCTGCGGCCAGCGCGGAAACCTGCTACGCTCGACCGCTATCCCGCTGCAAGGTCCTTGTACCACGCCAGCTGCACCTCGTCCGGAAGCGCCGGGTACGCGAGCCGGTCGATGGCGCCCAGCACGCAGCCCTGGCGCGCATAGAACCGGCACGCCGGCACGTTGATGTTCTGCGTCTCCACTTTCAGCCGCCGGCATCCCCGCTCCCGTGCCCACGTCTCCGCCGCGGCGAACAGCCCGGCGCCGATGCCCTGCCCCCGCGCTTCCGGCGCGACGCGAATGTCCCACAGCAGCGCGAGATCGTCGCGTCCGTCCAGCAACGCGGCTTCGTGCGCGCCGAGCGCGACGGTCGCGCCGCCCACGCGCTCGCCTCTGCCGCGTGCGGCGAAGAATCCCCAGCCGGGGGCGAACCGCGCCGCCCAATCCTGCGGGTGCTCGCCGGGGAGCGCGTCGTAGTCTTTCACGTACGGGCGGTCCACGGCCCGCGGCTGGAGCACGAATCCACCGAGCCCGCTGTCCGGCGCCGCGACCTCGAAGATCTCCGGACTTCGAACGCGCTCGGCACGCCCGCGTACTCCGCGAGCGAGGGAGCCGGCTCGAGGGTGACGTCGATGTGCATCACGCGACGGGTGAGGGTCGGGACCTGTGGCGAAGCGCTACGCGTCCACCGGATCGTCCTTCAGGTCGAGCATGGTGCGCCACACGGCGACCCACTGGCCGGCCTCCTCGGCGAAGACCCAGAGGTCCCGGCCGCTGGAGCGATACCGCTGCCCGTCGCGCTCGTACGTCATCGCGAAGACGAAGCTGGCGACGGCAGTACGGCCCGTGACGTCGATCCGGTGCCCGCTCTCCTCGAAGGCGTGGACCCGCGCGTTCTCGCAGAAATCCGCGAACCCGGCAAGCAGCGCCTCGCGCCCCTCCACATGGCCGGCGAAGGCCGGGTACGCCATCACGACGCCGGGGTGGAAGAGCGGCCGGAGGTCGTCCGGGCGCCCGTCCCGCCACGCCTGGTTAATGCGCCGCAGCACCTCGGCGACCTGCTGCCGGGCAAGCTCCACATCCTCCCGCTCATCCATGGCAGACCTCCTCCTCCGAACGCGGGTCGAGCGAAGGCATCGCGCTTCGGGGCGAGAACCGTCAGCGCTCGGGCAGGAGCGCCGCGAGCGGGCGCACGCGGTCCGGCCCGAGGATCACCAGCGCCTCGCCGTTGTGCGGATGCAGCTGCCACAGCAGCTCGCGGCACCGTCCGCACGGCGGGATGACCTGGCCGCGGCTGCCGACGGCGACGATCATCCGCACGTGGGCCTCGCGCGCCTTCAGCATCTCCGCCACCGCGGCGTGCTCCGCGCAGAAACCCAGGCTGCACGCCGTGTCGATGCACACACCCGTGTAGACGTTCCCCGCCGCGGTGACCAGCGCCGCCGCGACGTCGCCCGCGCGGACGTCCTCGCTCGGCGCGAACGGCCGGGCGAGCGCTGCCGCAGTGGCGATCAGGCTCTCGGGATCCAGGTGAGTCACGGAAGCGGTTGGTTCGGTTCCGGGGGATGCGCATTGTCGCGGAGCGCCGCCGCGGGCAGGACGCCGGTGCGGAAGCGAGCCGTCAGAAGGTGGCGGCGCGCTCCGCGTCTATCGTGTCGCGGATGAGGTCGAGCGTGAGGCGCACGTCCTCGTCAGATGCGGGACCAGCGGGGTTCTGCCGATCCACCAGCGCGCGGTCAATGAGCGGATGCCACCGCGCGGAGAGCCGTTCGCAGGCCCACGCCGCGGCCTGCGGCTTCGGGACCACGTCGCCCGTCGCGAGCGTGTAGCGGATGCGGCAGAGTGAGAGCACCACGTACGACTGGTAGCCGCGCGTGCCCATCGCCCCTGGATGCGCCAGCAGGTCCGCCGCCCAACCCGCGAGCACGCCTCGCATTGCCTGCCGGAGCGCCGCGGGTGTCACCTCGTCGATCAGCGTCGCCGGATCGGGGCCGGCGAGGGTGATGCCCTGCCTGCGCAACGTGTGGCAGTGCACCACCCAGCCCTCGTCGTACGTCGCGAGCTTGAGGCGCTCGCCGCGCCCGCGGTCCAGGATTGCGTGCACCGCGCGCGCCGGGTCGAACCGGCGGAGAGCGGCGAGGGAGATGTACGTGCACTCCAGCTCCGTCGCGCACCACACGTCCAGTTGCGCCAGCCGCTGGTGCATCGCATCCAGCGTTTCGAACGGTTGCCCCCGGACCTCCGTCTCCGTCACGACGACCACGTCCACGTCGCTCGCGCGGTCGAACCCTCCCGCCGCCAGCGACCCGCTCACGTACACGCCCACCATCTCCGTCCCGAGCGCCGCCCGCACGCCCGCAAGCAGCTCATCCAGCAGCGCCGCCACCTCGGGATCACGGGCAGCGATGGATTGGCTAGGCTCCCCAGGCTTGATCATCGCTGATGCGGCGTGCGAACGGCGCGGCTGTGAACGTGCGGCCTCAGATCCAGCGGCGCACGCTCGCCTTGTACGAGCGGTACTCGTCGCCGAACTTCGCCTCCAGATACCGCTCCTCGGGCAGGATCGCGAACCGCTGCACGAGCAGCACGCCGACCGGGAACAGCACCAGCGCCCACGTCACTCCGAACCAGCACGCGACCGCCAGGTAGAGAGCCCCCAGCCCCACGTACATCGGGTTGCGCGTGAACCGGTACGGCCCCGCGATCACCAGCGCCGTCGACGGGCGTACCGGGATCATGCTGGTATGCGCACGCCGGAAGCTCCCCAGCGCAGGCGCGAACACGGCGACCGCCACGATCAGGAAAACCACCGCCAGCGTCCGCGCGGCGGCCACGGGCAGGTCCGCGAGCGGCCAACGGAGCTGGAGCAGCAGCCCGGCAACGAGAGGAACGGCGTAAAAGAGCGGCGGCGGCACGAAGACGCCGGCGTGGTCGCGCGTGGCTTCGGACATGGTGGCCTCTTGGTGGATGTGGTGTCGCCCCCCGTGCGATGCCACCGCATGAGCCCAGCAAACGGAAGCCATACGTCAGCTGCCGGAGCCGAACAGGATCAACGCGCGCGTATGAGGGGCGTCGGAAATGACGGCCTAGCCCCCGAACGAATGCCAGTTGAAATACAAGCGGTGGAGCAAGCGAGACACGGTCGCCATTGCCAACTGAATACTAGAGCAGTTGGAGGATGGACTTAGACCTGCAATCGTGTAAGCAGTTCCACCCCTCCGAATTTGTGGAAGGACTTACCTTTTGGACATCGACCTGCCATATCTGCGCTCATTGCACGGCATATGGCAACGATGAGCATACAGCCCTCCATAAACATCTGCAAATCACGACCACCAGATGACCATACATTAATCGACAATGGGTCGCACTTCCATAGATCTAGGAGAGCAAACAGGTTCTCCGGATGTTTTGGGCGGGCATGGTAGGGAAACCAAACTCCAAATGCTAATTGGTAGTTGGCGCTATTGCGCACCTGAGACAACCATGAGCCACCACTACTCCGCCCATTGTGGGTCAGGATCTGCTCCAGTTCAATGAGCTTGGCAGCTACCTGCTGAGCGGCGGGGGTTACCGCAGAACTCTGCAGAATGCTCGTTCTCAAAAAACAGAGTAGCTCGGCAAACATGCTCCACATTGCCCCATGAGACCCTCCACCTCCACCCGAACGCTGCTCGATTGAAATTAGCTTCCCAGGAGTGTCGACAATGCAGCCGTATTGAGCAACGTTTAACGTCACCGCACCACGCGTCCCATAAAGTTCAGCAACAGAATGCAGACTTCGCAGGGCGGTGGTGTCCAATTGCGTACAACTCCGACTGAACATTCTGAGTAGAGCGTGCGCTGCAAAGAAGGCTGCATAATAAGATCGAATCAGCAACCATCCACCGGCCTTTGGCAGCACCGTACTTGCTTCTAGTCCTTCAAGCGACTCAAAAGCCGCAGCCGACATCCGGCTACAGTCCGCCGCCAAGGCAGTTGTGATCTGCTTAGCTAACGTAAACCTCAATATGGCGGTCCCCGGCTTAAGGGGATCGTAGATCTGATACTCTCCATGTGCCACCCAGGCAGCAAGGCCGCGGGACTGATGGCCGGAAATTTCGTTTAGACCCGGCATCCAATAAGGTCTTAAAACATCGACTAAGAGTGACATATTCAACCCAAACTACAACGTGAAATCTTCCTTGAGTGCCTTCGCAAGAACTGCGTGAAGTTCTTTAAGCGAGCCGCCGGGATTCTTGAAAGTATTGGCTTTCAGTCGGCTGAACATAGGTTCCAACACGTCGAAGAACTTTCTCTCTTCGTATATCGCGCCAAAGCGGTCTTTTACGCGCTGCGCAACATCCGGGAACAATAGCATAACACCACGAAATACTGTTGAATTAGTGATGTTAGGTGACATTTCAGAGGTACTCGCACCTACCACAAATGCAGCCAAGTAGGCACGGAGAGCATTATACACCACTTCTGTGTCGTTGTCTTTGAAGACACTAATCAGCGGCTTGATAGCCGCGTTAAACGTTACACGGGACAGCCTGCCACTCGTCCGAGCGGATGGACTCATAAACCCAAGTAGGGGGCTATCTGGACTATCAGCGAACCGGTCAAACAGCTCCCCAAGTAATTGCTCGGTATCATTCTCGTAATCCGCGAGTTTTTTGATGTCCAGCAGCAATTCGTTAGGAACGGGACGTTGCTTAGTATTGATATCAATAAACAGACGCGACTCGTCCTGGCGCGTAAGTCCGTTATAGATCACAACCGGAACCCGGAGAGCAGTTTTCGCAAATGAGAATCCGTATACGCGATGCTGCCCGTCAAGTACGAGAAACGCCTTTTTACTATCGCGAAACTGCAGTGTCTTTCCCCGTCCGACGATCTCCAAGTCAGCATCGGGTTGCGCGGAGAGCACAATCGAACTTGGAATGGTTCCGAACCCACTGTCGATGTAGCTCGCTATTTGGGTCGCACGGTTCTGATCGAGTACCCTTTGAAAGCCGGCCTGTGGGTCTTCTTCGCGGGTGGTCACGAAACAAGTGCGCGACAAGACATCGCTAGGCATAGTCAACGTGTAGAACCGGTGATTGCCCTGGGTCACGAGACTCACCGAATAGCGCAGCATCCCATCTGGAGCTTCATCCATATGATCCTCGAAGTGTCTTTGGTCTGTTGATAGGGCAACTGCGGTAAGGTAGCGATCGGCACAGCTTAGTTCAATAACTCCACCGTGCAGTTGTACGATGCACGAGGCAGGGAATTCGTGAGTATGGCTGTGGGCTCCCGGCTAACGCCGAGAGCCCACAGCGGAGAACGGTACAGCTACACAACAAGCTGGATAGGCTTACCTCACCCGCACTCGCTGAAGCCGCAGGCGTGGCACTTCATGCAGCCTTCGGCGAACTCGAGCTGGCTCTTGCACTCAGG from the Longimicrobiaceae bacterium genome contains:
- a CDS encoding DUF1697 domain-containing protein; protein product: MPRYVAFLRAINVGGHTVKMDHLRKLFEEMGFAKVETFIASGNVIFESPAEDATALEAKIEGHLQQALGYAVATFLRTSRELAEAAACQPFAETEPVALSVCFLKHPPSPEAVQRLMALGTPRDEFAVAGREVYWLCRVKISESKILGGAIEKALGLPSTMRNVTTVRKLAAKYPPAG
- a CDS encoding amidohydrolase family protein, translated to MLTLIENGEVYTPDPVGRQSILLTDGKIGKVGKVDRRAVEALGLETTVIDASGCIVIPGLIDPHQHLLGGSGEEGFNTQTPEFFIAEIVAHGITTIVGVLGVDTTMKTMPGLLAKVKGLKEDGLNAYCWSGGYAVPPTSIMQSVREDIMFIDEVIGAGEVAISDLRGIDPSPRDLARLATDCYVGGMLAKKAGLVHVHVGDRPSRLQPLRDVLEGFNVEPCWFYATHIERSKTLMREAIALAKKGMPVDIDTVEEDLPKWLRYYRENGGPPDLLTISSDASINSPRVVWEQIRSCIRDHGSAIEEVIPHATRNTARILKLAHKGELAKGKAGDVVILEKETLEIVHVLSDGLQMVRDGRLVCQEKFLENSNREVHLVGQKDGKDSGGEEGEES
- a CDS encoding HAD hydrolase-like protein is translated as MSVPYRLAIFDFDGTLADSSPFFLGVVNDAAERYGFRRIEHGAADGLRGLDARGMMAHLRLPAWKLPLVVRYLRGRMADDIAEVSLFAGVDDVLRRLASAGVEMAIVSSNSEANVRRVLGPENAAFIGHYGCGASLFGKRPVLRKVLRAARVRPANAICIGDEIRDADAARAEGIAFGAVGWGFTRLDALAAHAPADVFTRVGDIAARLALDAAGAPAA
- a CDS encoding GNAT family N-acetyltransferase encodes the protein MLQPRAVDRPYVKDYDALPGEHPQDWAARFAPGWGFFAARGRGERVGGATVALGAHEAALLDGRDDLALLWDIRVAPEARGQGIGAGLFAAAETWARERGCRRLKVETQNINVPACRFYARQGCVLGAIDRLAYPALPDEVQLAWYKDLAAG
- a CDS encoding nuclear transport factor 2 family protein, translating into MDEREDVELARQQVAEVLRRINQAWRDGRPDDLRPLFHPGVVMAYPAFAGHVEGREALLAGFADFCENARVHAFEESGHRIDVTGRTAVASFVFAMTYERDGQRYRSSGRDLWVFAEEAGQWVAVWRTMLDLKDDPVDA
- a CDS encoding cytidine deaminase; translated protein: MTHLDPESLIATAAALARPFAPSEDVRAGDVAAALVTAAGNVYTGVCIDTACSLGFCAEHAAVAEMLKAREAHVRMIVAVGSRGQVIPPCGRCRELLWQLHPHNGEALVILGPDRVRPLAALLPER
- a CDS encoding aminoglycoside adenylyltransferase domain-containing protein; protein product: MAALLDELLAGVRAALGTEMVGVYVSGSLAAGGFDRASDVDVVVVTETEVRGQPFETLDAMHQRLAQLDVWCATELECTYISLAALRRFDPARAVHAILDRGRGERLKLATYDEGWVVHCHTLRRQGITLAGPDPATLIDEVTPAALRQAMRGVLAGWAADLLAHPGAMGTRGYQSYVVLSLCRIRYTLATGDVVPKPQAAAWACERLSARWHPLIDRALVDRQNPAGPASDEDVRLTLDLIRDTIDAERAATF
- a CDS encoding isoprenylcysteine carboxylmethyltransferase family protein, with amino-acid sequence MSEATRDHAGVFVPPPLFYAVPLVAGLLLQLRWPLADLPVAAARTLAVVFLIVAVAVFAPALGSFRRAHTSMIPVRPSTALVIAGPYRFTRNPMYVGLGALYLAVACWFGVTWALVLFPVGVLLVQRFAILPEERYLEAKFGDEYRSYKASVRRWI
- a CDS encoding DGQHR domain-containing protein, producing the protein MDEAPDGMLRYSVSLVTQGNHRFYTLTMPSDVLSRTCFVTTREEDPQAGFQRVLDQNRATQIASYIDSGFGTIPSSIVLSAQPDADLEIVGRGKTLQFRDSKKAFLVLDGQHRVYGFSFAKTALRVPVVIYNGLTRQDESRLFIDINTKQRPVPNELLLDIKKLADYENDTEQLLGELFDRFADSPDSPLLGFMSPSARTSGRLSRVTFNAAIKPLISVFKDNDTEVVYNALRAYLAAFVVGASTSEMSPNITNSTVFRGVMLLFPDVAQRVKDRFGAIYEERKFFDVLEPMFSRLKANTFKNPGGSLKELHAVLAKALKEDFTL